One genomic region from Bacillus rossius redtenbacheri isolate Brsri chromosome 6, Brsri_v3, whole genome shotgun sequence encodes:
- the LOC134532705 gene encoding BLOC-1-related complex subunit 8 homolog isoform X2 — protein sequence METNMTSERIKREPSDEDIFVYQLATERISENMHIVANEPSLAFYRLQEHVRKALPPMVEKRVEVNKLHHELQGRCYDVEYAVGAVKSMESAEESFHNIQELLKNAVFLKQQIKYEESRRNKKEPSSVYKRLSAHITLDLPDLPELSDALRETASRVESMMAHARHPGSAGLQRSNTAHH from the exons ATGGAAACGAACATGACCTCGGAACGAATTAAAAGAGAACCAAGTGATGAAGACATATTTGTGTACCAATTAG CAACGGAGCGGATATCGGAGAACATGCACATCGTTGCCAACGAGCCGTCGCTAGCGTTTTACCGCCTGCAGGAGCACGTGAGGAAGGCACTGCCGCCCATGGTGGAGAAGAGAGTGGAAGTGAACAAGCTCCACCATGAGCTTCAAGGGCGTTGCTATGACGTGGAGTATGCCGTGGG agCAGTGAAATCCATGGAAAGTGCAGAGGAGAGCTTTCATAATATTCAGGAGCTCCTAAAAAATGCTGTGTTCCTGAAACAACAGATAAAGTACGAAGAATCTCGGAG GAACAAGAAGGAGCCTTCTTCAGTTTACAAGCGGCTTTCCGCGCACATAACGCTTGACCTGCCCGACCTGCCGGAGCTGTCGGACGCGCTGAGGGAGACGGCCAGCCGAGTGGAGTCCATGATGGCCCACGCCCGGCACCCGGGCTCCGCCGGGCTGCAGCGCTCCAACACGGCGCACCATTGA
- the LOC134532705 gene encoding BLOC-1-related complex subunit 8 homolog isoform X3 gives MRSLKFWATERISENMHIVANEPSLAFYRLQEHVRKALPPMVEKRVEVNKLHHELQGRCYDVEYAVGAVKSMESAEESFHNIQELLKNAVFLKQQIKYEESRRNKKEPSSVYKRLSAHITLDLPDLPELSDALRETASRVESMMAHARHPGSAGLQRSNTAHH, from the exons ATGAGATCATTAAAATTTTGGG CAACGGAGCGGATATCGGAGAACATGCACATCGTTGCCAACGAGCCGTCGCTAGCGTTTTACCGCCTGCAGGAGCACGTGAGGAAGGCACTGCCGCCCATGGTGGAGAAGAGAGTGGAAGTGAACAAGCTCCACCATGAGCTTCAAGGGCGTTGCTATGACGTGGAGTATGCCGTGGG agCAGTGAAATCCATGGAAAGTGCAGAGGAGAGCTTTCATAATATTCAGGAGCTCCTAAAAAATGCTGTGTTCCTGAAACAACAGATAAAGTACGAAGAATCTCGGAG GAACAAGAAGGAGCCTTCTTCAGTTTACAAGCGGCTTTCCGCGCACATAACGCTTGACCTGCCCGACCTGCCGGAGCTGTCGGACGCGCTGAGGGAGACGGCCAGCCGAGTGGAGTCCATGATGGCCCACGCCCGGCACCCGGGCTCCGCCGGGCTGCAGCGCTCCAACACGGCGCACCATTGA
- the LOC134532705 gene encoding BLOC-1-related complex subunit 8 homolog isoform X1, whose translation MYLTETQSEKMSYPSDPELEVKVKKATERISENMHIVANEPSLAFYRLQEHVRKALPPMVEKRVEVNKLHHELQGRCYDVEYAVGAVKSMESAEESFHNIQELLKNAVFLKQQIKYEESRRNKKEPSSVYKRLSAHITLDLPDLPELSDALRETASRVESMMAHARHPGSAGLQRSNTAHH comes from the exons ATGTACCTAACTGAAACCCAAAGTGAGAAAATGTCGTATCCTTCTGATCCTGAATTAGAAGTCAAAGTTAAGAAAG CAACGGAGCGGATATCGGAGAACATGCACATCGTTGCCAACGAGCCGTCGCTAGCGTTTTACCGCCTGCAGGAGCACGTGAGGAAGGCACTGCCGCCCATGGTGGAGAAGAGAGTGGAAGTGAACAAGCTCCACCATGAGCTTCAAGGGCGTTGCTATGACGTGGAGTATGCCGTGGG agCAGTGAAATCCATGGAAAGTGCAGAGGAGAGCTTTCATAATATTCAGGAGCTCCTAAAAAATGCTGTGTTCCTGAAACAACAGATAAAGTACGAAGAATCTCGGAG GAACAAGAAGGAGCCTTCTTCAGTTTACAAGCGGCTTTCCGCGCACATAACGCTTGACCTGCCCGACCTGCCGGAGCTGTCGGACGCGCTGAGGGAGACGGCCAGCCGAGTGGAGTCCATGATGGCCCACGCCCGGCACCCGGGCTCCGCCGGGCTGCAGCGCTCCAACACGGCGCACCATTGA
- the LOC134532705 gene encoding BLOC-1-related complex subunit 8 homolog isoform X4 — MHIVANEPSLAFYRLQEHVRKALPPMVEKRVEVNKLHHELQGRCYDVEYAVGAVKSMESAEESFHNIQELLKNAVFLKQQIKYEESRRNKKEPSSVYKRLSAHITLDLPDLPELSDALRETASRVESMMAHARHPGSAGLQRSNTAHH; from the exons ATGCACATCGTTGCCAACGAGCCGTCGCTAGCGTTTTACCGCCTGCAGGAGCACGTGAGGAAGGCACTGCCGCCCATGGTGGAGAAGAGAGTGGAAGTGAACAAGCTCCACCATGAGCTTCAAGGGCGTTGCTATGACGTGGAGTATGCCGTGGG agCAGTGAAATCCATGGAAAGTGCAGAGGAGAGCTTTCATAATATTCAGGAGCTCCTAAAAAATGCTGTGTTCCTGAAACAACAGATAAAGTACGAAGAATCTCGGAG GAACAAGAAGGAGCCTTCTTCAGTTTACAAGCGGCTTTCCGCGCACATAACGCTTGACCTGCCCGACCTGCCGGAGCTGTCGGACGCGCTGAGGGAGACGGCCAGCCGAGTGGAGTCCATGATGGCCCACGCCCGGCACCCGGGCTCCGCCGGGCTGCAGCGCTCCAACACGGCGCACCATTGA